In the Sulfuricurvum kujiense DSM 16994 genome, one interval contains:
- a CDS encoding nitric oxide reductase activation protein NorD: MDEKVGKFWDHYVTKKASRLFKAEEVTFADIAKGLKLFYHLLGGEKAKELHITDKRSIQTSRTLTERFSGTGKTFFLAWQDEKGIYLPASLAYFPAKTHNKMHYYWLIAMLANITVNRQNISSENIRVSDLLIKKYPGFREFYTYSQRYLREYYPELSTIEPSLEASSVDNYPNPLWIYPPLASSNKLLSSDDEEEVHRQRDEENKTEILKMKKKSEQIDDKKETDGLLLFLPESIMSLMEQVRVDRQENDSFDEDALYNAEDLEEITLGQKDANLSARIKMDLDISANSVEEYPLGKGHFIDEWDYKKELYLKNYVCIKSIISLHTEPIELPKRLQKMMRRIQSELDLMELNRIKRDNLPYGDEINIESWIDYKGHQNRSNHPQRFFQTYERKMRDMSTLILADVSLSTEAGITQEIRVIDMIQDALMVFSESLHRLRDRFAIYTFSSIKNTKVNFHIIKNFKENYSDTIRGRIHAIKPGYYTRMGAGIRESAKILDKQQSANKLLLILSDGKPNDVDRYDGRYGIEDTKKAIEEVKKKGITPFCITIDIDAKEYLPYLFGRNSYAVIRDAKKLPKVLPEIYMNLTK, from the coding sequence ATGGATGAAAAAGTCGGTAAATTCTGGGATCATTATGTCACGAAAAAAGCCTCTCGTCTTTTTAAAGCTGAAGAGGTCACTTTTGCGGATATTGCCAAAGGGTTAAAACTCTTTTATCACCTCTTAGGGGGTGAAAAAGCCAAAGAGCTCCATATTACCGACAAACGCTCCATCCAAACGTCACGAACACTCACGGAGAGATTCTCAGGGACGGGTAAAACTTTTTTCCTTGCTTGGCAAGATGAAAAAGGGATTTATCTCCCTGCCTCTCTGGCTTATTTTCCTGCTAAAACACACAATAAGATGCACTATTACTGGTTGATCGCGATGCTTGCGAACATCACGGTTAATCGTCAAAACATATCCTCTGAAAACATTAGAGTGAGTGATCTCCTCATCAAAAAATATCCCGGATTTCGTGAATTTTATACGTATAGCCAGCGCTATTTACGTGAATATTATCCTGAATTATCTACGATTGAACCTTCCCTAGAAGCCTCATCAGTAGATAATTATCCCAATCCGTTATGGATTTATCCGCCCCTCGCTAGTTCCAACAAACTCCTCTCAAGCGATGATGAAGAAGAGGTACACAGACAAAGAGATGAGGAGAATAAAACCGAAATCTTGAAAATGAAGAAAAAGAGCGAACAAATCGACGATAAAAAAGAGACGGACGGACTACTCCTCTTTTTACCCGAGTCGATTATGAGCCTGATGGAGCAGGTGAGGGTTGATCGGCAGGAAAATGACAGCTTTGATGAGGATGCACTCTATAATGCCGAAGATTTAGAGGAGATCACACTGGGGCAAAAAGATGCCAATCTCTCCGCCCGCATCAAAATGGATTTAGACATCTCTGCCAACAGCGTAGAAGAATATCCTCTGGGCAAAGGACATTTTATTGATGAGTGGGACTATAAAAAAGAGCTCTATCTCAAAAACTATGTCTGTATAAAATCCATTATTTCGCTCCATACCGAACCCATAGAATTGCCAAAGCGACTCCAAAAAATGATGCGTCGTATTCAAAGCGAACTCGATTTGATGGAACTAAACCGTATTAAAAGAGACAATCTTCCTTACGGTGATGAGATCAATATCGAGTCGTGGATCGATTACAAAGGACATCAAAACCGTTCAAACCATCCACAGCGATTTTTCCAAACGTATGAGAGAAAGATGCGTGATATGTCGACACTGATATTGGCGGATGTTTCTCTCTCCACTGAAGCAGGGATAACTCAAGAGATACGGGTCATCGACATGATACAAGATGCGTTGATGGTGTTTTCCGAATCGCTTCACCGACTTCGAGATCGCTTTGCCATCTATACCTTTTCCTCGATCAAAAACACCAAGGTCAACTTTCACATTATTAAAAATTTCAAAGAGAACTACAGCGACACTATTAGAGGACGGATTCATGCTATTAAGCCCGGATATTACACCCGTATGGGGGCTGGGATACGAGAGAGTGCCAAGATTTTAGATAAACAGCAAAGCGCCAATAAGCTTCTGTTGATTTTAAGCGACGGAAAACCCAATGATGTTGATCGCTACGACGGACGCTACGGGATCGAAGATACAAAAAAAGCGATCGAAGAGGTAAAGAAAAAGGGTATTACGCCGTTTTGTATCACGATCGATATCGATGCAAAGGAGTATCTCCCTTATCTTTTTGGACGAAACTCCTATGCAGTAATCCGCGATGCCAAAAAACTCCCCAAAGTGTTACCCGAAATCTATATGAACTTGACCAAATAA
- a CDS encoding CbbQ/NirQ/NorQ/GpvN family protein, translated as MSKTYYLPQGNEVELFKAAAGMNLPVLIKGPTGCGKTRFVEAMGEELGRDVYTVVCHDDLSAADLVGRHLIDENGTYWQDGPLTKAVRHGGICYLDEIIEARKDTTVVLHSLADYRRVLPIDRTGEVITAHPDFMLVVSYNPGYQNVLKGMKPSTKQRFISLTFNYPKAEIETEVIVKESGVDQKIAQKLVAIAGEIRQLSDSDIQEAVSTRLLIYAGKLIAHGFDPYQACIHSIVESLSDEEDVLAVLEKLISLHFIKSIHV; from the coding sequence ATGTCTAAAACGTACTATTTACCCCAAGGCAATGAGGTTGAGCTTTTCAAAGCGGCGGCTGGGATGAACCTCCCTGTGTTGATCAAAGGGCCGACAGGGTGCGGAAAAACTCGATTTGTGGAAGCGATGGGGGAGGAACTGGGGCGTGATGTGTATACGGTGGTGTGTCATGATGATCTTAGCGCTGCTGATTTGGTCGGTCGCCATTTGATCGATGAGAACGGGACGTATTGGCAAGATGGGCCATTGACTAAGGCCGTCCGTCATGGCGGAATCTGCTATCTCGATGAGATTATCGAAGCACGCAAAGATACGACGGTCGTTTTACACTCCCTTGCCGATTATCGCCGAGTTCTTCCCATCGATCGTACCGGCGAAGTGATCACGGCTCATCCTGATTTTATGCTCGTGGTTTCGTATAATCCGGGATATCAAAATGTGTTAAAAGGGATGAAACCCAGCACCAAACAACGTTTTATATCCCTCACCTTTAATTATCCAAAAGCGGAGATAGAAACCGAGGTGATCGTTAAAGAGAGTGGAGTAGATCAAAAGATCGCCCAAAAACTGGTGGCAATAGCGGGTGAGATCCGCCAATTAAGCGATAGTGATATCCAAGAAGCGGTATCGACGCGATTGCTTATTTATGCCGGGAAATTGATTGCCCACGGGTTTGATCCCTACCAAGCGTGCATCCACTCGATTGTCGAATCTCTCAGCGATGAAGAGGATGTGTTAGCGGTGCTCGAAAAACTGATCTCACTCCATTTTATCAAAAGCATACATGTCTGA
- a CDS encoding cytochrome c oxidase subunit 3: protein MSEILVDKKNYPPGDFAIWIIVYVELLTFGLLFVGYAYSRRVNLQMFNDSQLLLNQTIGFINTLILITSSYLIVRGVETIKTMQLHHRHEVSIRASKWLLGAMMLGSIFLVLKLSEFSHLFAQGITLSTNTFFMFYLLLTMFHFMHVTLGVVILYNLYRKTKNQGYTPIDCRGLETGAIYWHLVDLLWIVLFPLIYIMR from the coding sequence ATGTCTGAGATTCTCGTAGATAAAAAAAACTATCCGCCTGGGGATTTTGCGATTTGGATCATCGTCTACGTTGAACTGCTTACTTTTGGTTTGTTGTTTGTAGGGTACGCCTATTCTCGTAGAGTCAACCTGCAAATGTTTAATGATTCTCAGCTTCTGCTGAATCAAACTATCGGTTTTATCAATACGCTGATTTTGATTACGAGCAGTTATTTGATCGTCAGGGGTGTTGAAACGATAAAAACGATGCAATTGCATCACCGCCATGAGGTAAGTATACGCGCTTCGAAATGGCTTTTAGGTGCAATGATGTTGGGTAGCATCTTTCTCGTTTTAAAACTATCCGAATTTTCCCATCTCTTTGCTCAGGGTATTACTCTCAGTACGAATACATTTTTCATGTTCTATCTGCTGCTTACGATGTTTCATTTCATGCACGTTACCTTGGGTGTAGTGATCCTCTATAATCTCTATCGTAAAACTAAAAATCAAGGTTACACCCCTATAGATTGCCGTGGGCTTGAAACGGGTGCGATTTATTGGCATTTAGTCGATTTGTTGTGGATTGTCCTCTTTCCTTTAATCTACATCATGCGTTAG
- a CDS encoding cytochrome C oxidase subunit IV family protein, which translates to MKLHAEDIFAVLVVLSFSAFLVGYLDLFSGFFAIFLVISTFFKGQLISDYFMDLREVDYKYRLIPTIWLVLVLSLIGVVYMLPVSA; encoded by the coding sequence ATGAAGCTACACGCAGAAGATATTTTTGCTGTTTTGGTCGTTTTGTCGTTTTCGGCTTTTTTGGTGGGTTACTTGGATCTTTTCAGTGGTTTTTTTGCTATCTTTTTAGTGATTAGTACGTTTTTCAAAGGGCAGTTAATCAGTGATTATTTTATGGATTTAAGAGAGGTAGACTATAAATATCGTCTTATTCCAACCATATGGCTGGTACTGGTTCTCTCGCTGATCGGTGTTGTGTATATGCTTCCCGTATCAGCGTAA
- a CDS encoding RrF2 family transcriptional regulator, whose amino-acid sequence MHFSKTAEYAIRVLSYLYRHHESSHSVNVLHQELVLPYKYLTKMVTDLVKKGLVNASRGREGGISLAKNADQIRLRDILEAIGEPLEHERCILGFEKCDASNPCALHEQWVQPKELIETMLTTTTLASLLDNKETKL is encoded by the coding sequence ATGCATTTTTCCAAAACCGCTGAATACGCCATTCGGGTATTATCGTATCTCTACCGCCATCATGAGTCATCCCACTCCGTCAATGTTCTCCACCAAGAGCTCGTTCTTCCCTACAAATATCTCACCAAAATGGTGACGGATTTGGTCAAAAAGGGACTAGTCAACGCCTCTCGCGGTCGTGAGGGGGGGATAAGTTTGGCTAAAAATGCGGATCAAATTCGTCTGCGTGATATCCTCGAAGCGATTGGAGAGCCGTTGGAGCATGAACGGTGTATCTTGGGGTTTGAGAAATGCGATGCTTCGAATCCATGTGCTTTGCATGAGCAATGGGTTCAGCCCAAAGAGCTGATTGAGACGATGCTCACTACCACGACACTAGCATCACTGCTGGACAATAAAGAGACAAAACTCTAG